In Thermodesulforhabdus norvegica, a single window of DNA contains:
- a CDS encoding TetR/AcrR family transcriptional regulator: MTKKEIQAQNTRMSIIKSAVWHFARFGYHKTTVSEIARMAGVTTGALFHHFTTKEDLLYAVIEWLSKGIKAYADQLNRVKHPSSKTISDIIDLMCSHFNRYPEATICFATLATEFSGSHHPAEKVIKEVYEIFVEAMSRVLEHHPRVSNPRAASIAFIGAVQGIAVQGLMREDETDINTLAHGFLSMLSLW; this comes from the coding sequence CGTCTGGCATTTCGCAAGATTCGGCTACCATAAAACCACGGTTTCCGAAATAGCCCGCATGGCAGGAGTCACAACGGGAGCACTCTTTCACCACTTCACAACCAAGGAAGATCTGCTCTATGCCGTAATCGAGTGGCTCTCCAAAGGCATCAAAGCCTACGCCGATCAGTTGAATCGGGTAAAGCACCCTTCCAGCAAAACCATCTCAGACATCATAGACCTCATGTGTTCTCACTTCAACCGCTACCCCGAGGCCACCATATGCTTTGCCACTCTGGCAACGGAATTCTCGGGATCCCACCACCCGGCGGAAAAGGTCATCAAGGAAGTATACGAAATCTTTGTGGAAGCCATGTCACGGGTCCTCGAACACCACCCCCGCGTTTCAAATCCCAGAGCAGCCTCAATAGCCTTTATCGGAGCAGTACAGGGAATTGCAGTCCAGGGGTTAATGCGAGAAGATGAAACGGACATAAACACACTGGCTCATGGTTTTTTGTCAATGCTAAGCCTTTGGTAG
- a CDS encoding 3-hydroxybutyryl-CoA dehydrogenase encodes MKRVCVLGAGIMGSGIAQVIAEAGFEVKIRDIESAFVEKGLSTIKKNLERAVAKGKLDAASADSILGKIKGTTDIKEAVEGADLVIEAIVEVMELKKQVFKEIDELCPESVIFASNTSGLSITEMASVTRRPDRFIGMHFFNPVPVMKLVELIRGFATSDDTFNIARSFVEKIGKTPVEVKEAPGFVVNRILCPMINEAIFVYSEGLASAEDIDRAMMLGANHPIGPLALADMVGLDTLLHVLEGLHKELGEDKYRPAPLLRKMVRAGYLGRKTGKGFYDYTNKYEGR; translated from the coding sequence ATTAAAAGGGTTTGTGTACTCGGCGCAGGAATCATGGGATCGGGAATAGCCCAGGTTATCGCCGAAGCCGGCTTCGAAGTTAAAATAAGGGACATCGAAAGTGCCTTCGTAGAAAAAGGCCTGTCAACGATAAAGAAAAACCTGGAACGAGCGGTGGCGAAGGGCAAGCTGGATGCAGCTTCGGCTGACTCAATATTGGGCAAAATAAAGGGCACAACTGACATCAAGGAAGCCGTTGAGGGAGCAGATCTGGTCATAGAGGCAATCGTCGAAGTAATGGAGCTCAAAAAACAGGTCTTCAAAGAAATAGACGAACTCTGCCCCGAATCCGTCATCTTTGCATCCAACACATCCGGTCTTTCCATAACGGAGATGGCTTCCGTCACCCGAAGACCCGACCGCTTTATCGGCATGCACTTTTTCAATCCCGTACCCGTCATGAAACTCGTGGAACTCATAAGAGGATTTGCCACTTCTGACGACACCTTCAACATTGCCCGATCCTTCGTGGAAAAAATAGGAAAAACCCCCGTTGAAGTTAAGGAAGCTCCGGGCTTCGTCGTCAATAGAATCCTCTGCCCCATGATAAACGAAGCCATATTCGTTTATTCCGAAGGCCTGGCTTCCGCAGAGGACATCGACAGGGCGATGATGCTTGGAGCAAATCACCCCATCGGGCCCCTTGCCCTTGCCGACATGGTCGGGCTGGACACATTACTTCACGTTCTTGAAGGTCTTCACAAAGAGCTGGGTGAAGATAAATACAGGCCCGCACCGCTTCTGAGGAAAATGGTAAGAGCCGGATACCTTGGCCGTAAAACGGGGAAAGGTTTTTACGACTATACCAATAAATATGAGGGGAGGTAA
- a CDS encoding acyl-CoA dehydrogenase family protein has product MPHQYELTEEQKMLRDMVRRLAKEQVAPGAARRDETGEFDWDMVNLLRENGLYGVDFPVEYGGSGAGMLAMAIVVEELSKVDAACGLLIADHELGSLPILLAANEEQKKKYLPKLATGEFLAAFALTEPAAGSDVAGLRCRAVKDGNEWVLNGTKTFITNGGVADVITVYAITDPQGPSHKNAGVFIVEKDFPGFSVGKKENKMGIRWSDTVELIFEDCRVPAENLLGSGTDGFHIMMKTLDFSRLGVAAQALGIAAGAFEYATAYAKERIAFGKPIIEHQGIGFKLADMAMKVEAARQLLYKACSMYDHLPKDMSRLSPELIRMSAMAKCFCADVAMEVTTEAVQVLGGYGYIKEYPVERMMRDAKITQIYEGTNEIQRLIISRTL; this is encoded by the coding sequence ATGCCTCATCAGTACGAACTTACGGAAGAACAGAAGATGCTTCGAGACATGGTGCGGCGTCTGGCCAAAGAGCAGGTAGCTCCAGGGGCCGCACGCCGGGATGAAACAGGAGAGTTCGACTGGGACATGGTGAACCTTCTCAGGGAAAACGGGCTCTACGGCGTAGATTTCCCGGTAGAATACGGCGGCTCCGGAGCCGGGATGCTTGCCATGGCCATTGTCGTCGAAGAGCTCTCCAAGGTCGATGCGGCCTGCGGCCTTCTCATAGCAGATCACGAACTCGGATCCCTTCCCATACTGCTCGCAGCTAACGAAGAACAGAAAAAGAAATACCTTCCCAAGCTTGCTACCGGAGAATTCCTTGCGGCCTTTGCACTTACAGAGCCGGCCGCCGGATCCGACGTTGCGGGCCTCAGGTGCCGGGCAGTAAAAGACGGAAATGAATGGGTGCTGAACGGCACAAAGACCTTTATCACAAACGGCGGAGTGGCGGACGTAATAACCGTTTATGCCATAACCGATCCGCAGGGCCCTTCTCACAAAAATGCCGGCGTTTTCATCGTCGAAAAGGATTTTCCCGGTTTTTCCGTCGGAAAAAAAGAAAACAAAATGGGCATCAGATGGTCTGACACTGTGGAGCTTATTTTTGAAGACTGCCGAGTACCGGCTGAAAACCTTCTCGGCTCCGGAACCGACGGCTTCCACATCATGATGAAAACTCTGGACTTCTCGCGACTCGGCGTTGCCGCTCAGGCCCTGGGGATTGCGGCAGGTGCATTTGAATACGCAACGGCCTACGCTAAAGAAAGAATTGCCTTTGGAAAACCCATAATAGAACACCAGGGAATAGGTTTTAAGCTCGCCGATATGGCCATGAAGGTTGAGGCAGCAAGACAGCTGCTCTACAAGGCCTGTTCCATGTACGACCATCTCCCCAAGGACATGAGCCGCCTCAGCCCCGAACTCATAAGGATGAGTGCCATGGCGAAGTGCTTCTGCGCCGATGTCGCCATGGAGGTAACTACCGAGGCAGTGCAGGTATTGGGCGGTTATGGATACATAAAAGAATACCCGGTAGAGCGGATGATGAGAGATGCGAAGATTACCCAGATTTACGAAGGAACCAATGAGATTCAACGCCTCATTATATCGAGGACTTTATAA
- a CDS encoding LysR family transcriptional regulator yields the protein MEWQQIVAFYELVRCGSFTKAADKTYRTQSAISQQIKALEEELGCTLVERIGKKSIKLTRAGELFFRFCKQVLSMYDAVVGELENIKDNPQGRLAIAAPYTTLYNVLPPYFRKYLSQYPGIELIILDRTQSEVLQLVNNGEVDFGIILESRVSQNLVVIPWHVVRFMLLTPIGHPLAGLKELNLSDIVQYPLILPLRGHPHRKRLDQLFAREKVCCHVVMESSNVELSALYVENGLGISFATVIPHLLPFKYRKLEFIPLDWLFDPDRIAIVMRRGTELPDYKKAFLQNLFTDIEDIDLNSYLADL from the coding sequence ATGGAATGGCAACAAATTGTAGCGTTCTACGAGCTGGTTAGGTGTGGCAGCTTTACAAAGGCGGCGGATAAAACGTACAGAACGCAGTCTGCCATCAGCCAGCAGATAAAGGCACTGGAGGAAGAGCTAGGATGCACTCTCGTTGAACGAATTGGCAAGAAAAGCATAAAACTCACGAGAGCCGGCGAGCTGTTTTTCAGGTTTTGCAAACAGGTATTGAGTATGTACGATGCTGTGGTGGGTGAACTTGAGAATATAAAGGATAATCCACAGGGTAGGCTCGCAATTGCGGCACCCTATACGACGCTCTATAATGTTTTACCTCCCTATTTCAGAAAATATCTGTCTCAATATCCCGGTATCGAACTGATCATCCTGGACCGAACACAAAGCGAAGTATTGCAGCTTGTAAATAACGGCGAGGTTGATTTTGGAATAATACTGGAATCCAGAGTTTCTCAAAACCTCGTGGTCATACCGTGGCATGTTGTTCGATTCATGTTGCTTACGCCGATTGGACACCCTCTAGCCGGATTGAAAGAGCTAAACCTTTCGGACATTGTTCAGTATCCATTGATACTTCCGCTTAGAGGTCATCCGCACAGGAAACGGCTGGATCAACTATTTGCCCGAGAAAAAGTGTGCTGTCATGTTGTGATGGAATCGTCGAATGTTGAACTCAGCGCTCTATATGTCGAAAATGGCCTGGGGATTTCTTTTGCCACAGTGATACCACATTTATTGCCGTTCAAATACAGAAAACTGGAGTTTATCCCCCTTGATTGGCTTTTTGACCCGGACCGTATTGCGATTGTAATGAGGCGTGGGACCGAACTACCCGATTACAAGAAGGCTTTTTTGCAAAACCTGTTTACAGATATTGAAGATATCGACCTGAATAGTTATCTGGCAGATTTATGA
- a CDS encoding thioesterase family protein — protein MRDLNRDLEYRFTYTVPEDRTVPYLLPESSEFQAMPRVLASGFMIGIIEWACIKAVNPYLDWPKEQTVGIGFNLTHSAATPPGMTVTINVKLLKVEGRKLTFQIEAFDEVDTISEGIHERFIIYPDKFAAKMEQKLLKKGPASAKP, from the coding sequence ATGCGTGATTTAAATCGTGATTTGGAATATCGGTTTACATATACTGTTCCGGAAGATAGGACGGTTCCATATCTGCTTCCTGAGTCTTCCGAATTTCAGGCAATGCCTCGAGTCCTTGCGAGTGGGTTCATGATAGGAATAATAGAGTGGGCATGTATTAAGGCTGTAAACCCTTATCTTGACTGGCCTAAGGAGCAAACAGTTGGAATTGGTTTCAATTTGACACACAGTGCGGCGACACCCCCAGGGATGACCGTCACTATAAATGTAAAGCTATTGAAGGTTGAGGGTCGGAAATTAACCTTTCAGATCGAGGCTTTCGATGAAGTTGATACGATTTCGGAGGGCATACACGAAAGGTTTATCATTTACCCGGATAAATTCGCCGCGAAAATGGAGCAAAAACTACTTAAGAAAGGCCCGGCATCGGCGAAACCTTGA
- a CDS encoding thiolase family protein, which translates to MARDDDIVLVGGVRTAIGRFGGTLKDVRASQLAAHVMKAVVDRTGIDPGMLDDIIAGDCLQNADEANTARTAALLAGFPVHVPAYTIQRQCSSSMQAVASAAQAIKAGDAELIMVVGVESMSSAPYYLSKARWGMRLQHQECTDALWEALHSGSRLLGRPMIMGETAENLAEKYNISRREQDEVALASHQKAEAAIKAGKFKDEIVPIEVKGPKGQVIVFDQDEHPRFGLTLEDLAKLPPVFKKNGTVTAGNSSGINDGAAAALITTRRKARELGLEPLVRIVATAVAGVEPEFMGYGPVPATQKVLKKAGMTLKNVELIELNEAFAAQYIACERGLGIDRSITNVNGSGISLGHPVGCTGLRIIISLAYEMKRRDLNVGLATLCVGGGMGMATIVARD; encoded by the coding sequence GTGGCGAGAGATGATGACATAGTACTGGTGGGAGGTGTTCGTACGGCCATCGGGCGATTTGGAGGAACTCTGAAAGACGTCAGAGCATCTCAACTGGCCGCCCACGTAATGAAGGCCGTTGTTGATCGCACCGGGATTGACCCGGGTATGCTCGATGACATAATTGCCGGAGATTGCTTGCAGAACGCCGACGAGGCCAACACGGCCCGTACGGCAGCCCTTCTTGCCGGGTTTCCCGTTCATGTACCGGCATACACCATACAGAGGCAGTGCTCCTCATCCATGCAGGCCGTAGCCTCGGCAGCTCAGGCAATAAAGGCAGGGGATGCGGAACTGATTATGGTTGTCGGGGTGGAATCCATGAGTTCCGCACCTTACTACTTGTCAAAGGCAAGATGGGGAATGCGGCTCCAGCATCAGGAATGTACGGACGCCCTGTGGGAAGCTCTCCACTCTGGAAGCCGGCTTCTGGGCCGCCCCATGATTATGGGAGAAACTGCTGAGAACCTTGCGGAGAAATACAACATCTCCAGACGGGAACAGGACGAAGTTGCTTTGGCCAGTCATCAAAAGGCCGAAGCGGCCATAAAGGCCGGAAAGTTCAAAGACGAGATAGTGCCCATAGAGGTAAAAGGACCCAAGGGACAGGTAATCGTGTTCGATCAGGACGAACATCCCCGCTTTGGGCTTACCCTTGAAGATCTCGCAAAACTTCCTCCGGTCTTCAAAAAAAACGGCACGGTTACTGCCGGAAATTCTTCAGGCATAAATGATGGAGCCGCAGCCGCCCTGATTACAACCCGTAGAAAGGCCCGCGAACTGGGCCTTGAACCCCTGGTAAGGATTGTTGCAACGGCCGTGGCGGGCGTGGAGCCGGAATTTATGGGCTATGGTCCCGTTCCCGCTACCCAGAAGGTGTTAAAAAAAGCCGGAATGACGCTGAAAAACGTAGAGCTTATAGAGCTCAACGAGGCCTTTGCCGCTCAATACATAGCCTGCGAACGAGGCCTTGGAATCGATCGGTCCATAACGAACGTAAATGGAAGCGGAATAAGCCTTGGACACCCCGTGGGCTGTACAGGCCTGAGAATCATAATATCTCTCGCCTATGAGATGAAGCGCCGCGATCTCAACGTGGGTCTTGCAACACTCTGTGTCGGCGGCGGGATGGGCATGGCTACAATCGTTGCCCGAGATTAA
- a CDS encoding SAM hydrolase/SAM-dependent halogenase family protein → MDIGPIIGFASDLGLKDDSVALCKGLMISICPEVYIVDICHTMTPFDIEEGAWLALDLPRFFPEGRTIFAVTTYPATGTEARSIAVRIKKAVPGGSLEKWEGPGGGMERTLEGGYIYVAPNNGLLTFVLERYGYIEAYEIISTEFIPENPEPTFFSREMVAIRAACIAKKVVSQGVPLSKVGPPITEDKLARIKLSLPEKIAHNEIRGKIIRIDYPYGNVWTNISFNDLKSMGINYGSRLTVVIGDILSFNVYLTRTFADAGGIGDVISYINSRGYFSLGGYAANLADLCNLRRGMNVVVIKV, encoded by the coding sequence ATGGATATCGGACCCATCATAGGGTTTGCAAGTGATCTGGGCTTAAAAGACGATTCGGTTGCGCTCTGTAAAGGGTTGATGATTAGCATATGCCCGGAAGTTTATATCGTGGACATATGCCACACGATGACCCCCTTTGATATCGAGGAGGGAGCGTGGTTGGCTCTTGATTTGCCCAGATTTTTTCCGGAAGGCCGAACTATATTTGCCGTTACCACATATCCTGCTACCGGCACAGAGGCTAGATCCATAGCTGTCCGAATAAAAAAAGCCGTGCCGGGTGGATCACTTGAGAAGTGGGAAGGACCGGGAGGGGGTATGGAGCGTACTTTGGAGGGAGGTTACATTTATGTGGCACCGAATAATGGCTTGTTGACCTTTGTACTCGAAAGATACGGGTATATTGAAGCGTATGAAATAATTTCAACTGAGTTCATTCCCGAAAATCCTGAACCTACTTTTTTCAGCAGAGAAATGGTTGCAATACGGGCAGCCTGCATTGCCAAAAAAGTGGTATCACAGGGGGTGCCTCTGTCCAAAGTTGGCCCTCCAATAACAGAAGATAAGCTAGCAAGAATAAAACTGTCTCTGCCGGAGAAAATAGCGCACAATGAGATAAGAGGCAAGATAATTAGAATTGATTATCCTTATGGAAATGTGTGGACTAATATATCTTTCAACGATCTGAAGTCTATGGGAATTAATTATGGTTCACGACTTACAGTTGTTATAGGAGATATATTGAGTTTTAATGTTTACCTGACACGGACGTTTGCCGATGCAGGCGGTATCGGAGATGTTATCTCATATATAAATAGCAGGGGTTATTTTTCTCTGGGCGGGTACGCTGCGAACCTGGCCGACCTGTGTAATTTAAGAAGGGGTATGAATGTTGTTGTTATAAAGGTGTAG
- a CDS encoding lipopolysaccharide biosynthesis protein, whose product MKTSEILFTLTRTLWSPKKLLKSSVLRNTIVLLGGDASARIISLVALTITVRSLGTASFGVLVLAETYAKLLDRIFTFQSWAALIRFGSMALGEGKPDEFRGYIRLGYTLDCLSAITGAAVAYFVAPAVGGLMGWSDEIVIACRLYSFLILFNATGTSTGILRLTDNFSMLAVQRFTYSLIRIAGVMTVTLYHGGLISFLLAWLLSECAGYIFLNLCAQYVISKNGWGSWWSSTSRLPKKPFITFAIWTNVTSTIDIPVKFLDVFFVSYFVSVDATGIYKIFQQVSHVLKKPTEPLIQVLYPHFSNMNVHSRPRHLLRSALKAVLALALVAFATATVLSASSPIWLPQIFGPVFRKYVLEFTIFMLVQAYAVAVTPLSPLIVARGLVRENFLIQAAANTAFLLCIWILGSKFGFVGVISAIGVHAFISSSLRLLMINKNFNSGDRAV is encoded by the coding sequence ATGAAAACATCGGAAATTCTGTTCACTCTAACCAGAACCCTCTGGAGCCCGAAAAAGCTTTTAAAGAGCAGTGTACTGCGCAACACGATCGTTCTTCTTGGAGGCGATGCTTCTGCCCGAATCATTTCACTCGTTGCTTTGACCATCACGGTGAGAAGTCTGGGAACGGCGTCATTTGGCGTGCTTGTTCTCGCCGAAACCTACGCGAAACTTTTGGATCGCATCTTCACCTTTCAGTCCTGGGCCGCATTGATACGATTCGGCTCTATGGCGCTGGGCGAAGGAAAGCCCGATGAGTTCAGAGGATATATCCGTCTTGGATACACTCTTGATTGTCTTTCTGCGATAACAGGCGCCGCCGTGGCCTATTTTGTTGCTCCAGCCGTTGGAGGTCTTATGGGATGGAGCGATGAAATTGTAATAGCCTGCAGGCTATATTCATTTCTAATTCTGTTTAATGCAACGGGAACGTCCACCGGTATCCTCAGACTCACCGATAACTTTTCAATGCTTGCGGTGCAAAGGTTTACGTACAGCCTTATCAGGATTGCAGGGGTAATGACGGTCACACTCTATCACGGTGGTCTGATAAGCTTTCTGCTGGCCTGGCTTCTTTCAGAGTGTGCCGGCTATATTTTTTTAAACCTCTGCGCTCAGTACGTGATAAGCAAAAATGGCTGGGGATCCTGGTGGTCATCTACCTCAAGACTTCCCAAAAAACCCTTCATAACCTTTGCAATCTGGACCAATGTAACGTCTACTATAGACATACCGGTAAAATTTCTGGATGTTTTTTTCGTTTCCTACTTCGTCTCCGTAGATGCGACGGGAATTTACAAGATCTTTCAGCAGGTCAGCCACGTGCTCAAAAAGCCGACGGAACCTCTGATCCAAGTCCTCTACCCCCATTTCAGCAACATGAATGTCCATTCCCGCCCTCGTCATTTGTTAAGATCGGCATTAAAGGCTGTGCTGGCTCTGGCGCTCGTGGCCTTTGCAACAGCGACGGTGCTTTCCGCATCTTCTCCAATATGGCTTCCCCAAATCTTCGGGCCTGTTTTCAGGAAATACGTTTTAGAATTTACAATTTTTATGCTTGTTCAAGCTTACGCTGTTGCCGTCACTCCACTTTCTCCCCTGATTGTGGCCCGTGGCCTTGTAAGAGAAAATTTTCTAATTCAGGCCGCCGCCAATACAGCTTTTCTTCTGTGTATTTGGATTCTTGGATCCAAATTCGGTTTTGTAGGGGTGATTTCTGCAATAGGGGTTCATGCCTTTATTTCATCATCTCTAAGACTACTCATGATAAATAAAAACTTTAACTCCGGAGATCGGGCAGTATAA
- a CDS encoding DUF362 domain-containing protein, whose amino-acid sequence MEKLKNNGCSRRMVLKSAVTGFALFIAKTTGFYRLNAQASRIGAAHQPFLIEGISTRDDASSHHLLVKKVFEAAGGINRFIPPGSTVAIKPNISWARRPEYAATTNPEVLRSLVELCIDAGAKKVVIADNTIHDANRCFSLTGVSAVAKYTGAELIYPRPGIIREAEISGVRIKAWPVLTPFLEADVIINVPVLKHHSLTGITGAMKNWIGAVGGSRWVLHQDIHQSIVDLAGFFRPAVTLVDATRILTRNGPSGGDLKAVTRLNRVILSNDQVAADARAAVLFGRIPGEIHYIRLAAEEGLGTMQIPDDMIKTVTL is encoded by the coding sequence ATGGAAAAGTTGAAAAATAACGGATGTTCAAGAAGAATGGTATTAAAATCAGCAGTTACGGGCTTTGCGCTTTTTATAGCGAAAACCACGGGATTTTACCGCCTTAATGCCCAGGCAAGCCGTATCGGTGCAGCACATCAACCTTTTCTCATCGAAGGAATCAGCACCCGGGATGATGCCTCATCTCATCATCTTCTTGTAAAAAAGGTTTTCGAAGCCGCAGGGGGCATCAACAGATTTATTCCACCCGGAAGCACCGTGGCAATAAAGCCGAACATATCGTGGGCACGCCGTCCTGAGTATGCCGCAACAACCAATCCGGAGGTTTTGCGCTCTCTTGTCGAACTCTGCATCGACGCCGGAGCAAAAAAGGTCGTAATTGCCGACAACACAATCCACGACGCAAACCGATGCTTTTCTTTGACCGGCGTATCCGCCGTGGCCAAATACACCGGAGCAGAGCTGATATATCCTCGTCCCGGTATTATCCGGGAAGCCGAAATATCCGGAGTCCGGATAAAGGCCTGGCCGGTCCTCACCCCCTTTCTCGAAGCCGACGTAATAATCAATGTTCCCGTACTGAAGCACCACTCCCTCACGGGGATTACCGGGGCTATGAAAAACTGGATTGGAGCGGTAGGGGGTAGCAGATGGGTTCTTCATCAGGACATCCATCAGAGCATAGTCGACCTGGCCGGCTTTTTTAGACCGGCCGTGACCCTTGTTGACGCCACAAGGATACTAACCCGTAACGGGCCGTCAGGAGGGGACCTCAAAGCCGTAACCCGGTTAAACAGGGTGATCTTGAGCAACGATCAGGTAGCTGCCGACGCCAGAGCAGCTGTATTGTTCGGCCGAATCCCCGGTGAAATTCATTACATCAGGCTGGCGGCGGAAGAGGGGCTCGGCACGATGCAGATTCCCGATGATATGATTAAGACGGTGACTTTATGA
- a CDS encoding transposase codes for MSRYAIRWLPASNHLVKDAKTLAAYKTGLLNYFHHRITNGPVEGCIIKIKTLKRRAYGFRNMHYFRLRLYHLHSQKCS; via the coding sequence GTGTCGCGATACGCGATACGATGGCTTCCGGCATCCAACCATCTGGTGAAGGATGCAAAGACCTTGGCCGCCTACAAAACGGGCTTGCTCAATTACTTCCATCACCGCATCACCAACGGCCCGGTAGAAGGATGTATCATCAAAATCAAAACGCTGAAACGTCGGGCCTATGGCTTCAGGAACATGCACTATTTTCGCCTCCGCCTCTACCATCTGCACAGTCAGAAGTGCTCATAG
- a CDS encoding transposase has translation MGITYEATECAGSTVVFRARLNHSLHRCPECGHREAVFRGSKTRRLLMGPMGRKRCYLAIQYHRMGCLQCGALRWSRLPFVDGKHRCGGAGHALLRHNSLGCRPLLRWLGVDQNIHRTKLERLNRTIPLDRVNYIGIDEFSIKKGDHCMTIFVDLTNGRILHAVEGKSRQAISPFLHTLKRKAKKLRAIAMDMNGACIWAVREVLPDIAGIFNCYHVMAMTNQTVDEF, from the coding sequence ATGGGAATCACTTATGAAGCGACGGAATGCGCTGGTTCTACAGTCGTCTTCAGGGCTCGGCTGAATCACAGTCTGCACAGATGCCCGGAATGTGGTCACCGGGAAGCGGTCTTCAGGGGAAGCAAAACACGGCGTCTGCTGATGGGCCCTATGGGGCGTAAACGTTGTTATTTGGCCATCCAGTATCACCGCATGGGGTGCCTGCAATGCGGCGCGTTGCGCTGGTCCAGACTCCCCTTTGTCGACGGCAAACACCGGTGCGGCGGTGCTGGACATGCTCTGCTTCGGCACAATTCGCTCGGTTGCCGACCACTTTTACGTTGGCTGGGAGTGGATCAAAACATCCATCGAACCAAACTCGAGAGACTCAACCGGACGATTCCTCTCGACAGAGTCAATTACATCGGTATCGACGAGTTCAGCATCAAGAAGGGAGACCACTGCATGACCATTTTCGTTGACCTGACGAACGGGCGGATCCTCCATGCCGTTGAGGGCAAGAGCAGGCAAGCCATCAGCCCTTTCCTGCATACCTTGAAAAGAAAGGCCAAGAAGCTGAGGGCAATCGCTATGGACATGAACGGTGCCTGCATCTGGGCCGTTCGTGAAGTCCTTCCGGACATTGCCGGGATTTTCAATTGCTACCATGTGATGGCTATGACGAATCAGACCGTCGATGAGTTTTGA